In Aegilops tauschii subsp. strangulata cultivar AL8/78 chromosome 3, Aet v6.0, whole genome shotgun sequence, one genomic interval encodes:
- the LOC120975973 gene encoding uncharacterized protein: MAFVARAAILARDAAIDPRSVDAKKLSLIADMVGHAAAAAGYDAERLMKASCHLMGCEPEKTPDAADKIGIAAGMLAGGAQQDLLAQAALDLQRAASHFSQAAIKKSNADKVANAASLVRQAASRSPLDATYLSWVADRVAYASARYLIRQEPESLREASQSLASSDPEKRQTAADAVSVAAAHVAQRAEEASTDAAIADKEALVLLAETARELERTVKQFGEAAARDLKGRAWMLLFGWRNKGKEKENEGGGLNEHLLPGPSSSSSTGTPEQPQRQHKDPDLGDYLGYPLFGSLTLLPYLGADGLTKGMSPDDRWWFHVLFSCFWGMVAFGALCKHSQYRVLIWYAWLADRIGMLAITALVVFYSCFIIAPEATRTVKFILGAAAAIHIGSSILEAVSFLLQSRRQ, from the exons ATGGCGTTTGTGGCCCGCGCGGCCATCTTGGCCCGGGATGCGGCGATCGACCCCCGGTCCGTCGACGCCAAGAAGCTCTCCCTGATCGCGGATATGGTGGGGCACGCCGCTGCGGCCGCGGGCTACGACGCCGAGCGATTGATGAAGGCGTCCTGTCATCTGATGGGATGTGAACCCGAGAAGACGCCCGATGCGGCAGACAAGATTGGCATCGCCGCCGGGATGCTAGCCGGAGGAGCTCAACAGGATCTCTTGGCGCAGGCCGCTCTGGATTTGCAGCGAGCGGCGAGTCACTTCAGCCAAGCGGCAATCAAGAAATCCAACGCCGACAAAGTGGCCAACGCGGCCTCCCTGGTCCGGCAAGCTGCTTCTCGGTCGCCCCTCGACGCCACCTACCTCTCTTGGGTGGCGGATAGGGTGGCCTACGCCTCCGCTAGATACCTCATTCGTCAGGAACCTGAATCACTCCGGGAGGCTTCACAGTCCCTCGCCTCATCCGATCCTGAGAAGAGGCAGACGGCAGCCGACGCGGTCAGCGTCGCCGCCGCCCATGTGGCTCAACGTGCCGAGGAGGCCAGCACTGACGCCGCCATCGCGGACAAGGAAGCACTGGTTCTATTAGCAGAGACAGCTCGCGAGCTAGAGCGCACGGTCAAGCAAttcggggaggcggcggcgagggatTTGAAGGGGCGAGCTTGGATGTTGCTGTTCGGGTGGCGCAACaaggggaaggagaaggagaacGAGGGCGGCGGCCTCAATGAGCATTTGCTCCCCGGTCCCTCATCTTCCTCGTCCACAGGCACACCCGAACAACCTCAGCGGCAACACAAG GACCCCGACCTTGGAGACTATTTGGGGTACCCACTATTCGGCTCACTCACCCTACTGCCATACTTGGGAGCTGATGGACTGACAAAGGGCATGTCACCCGACGATAGATGGTGGTTTCACGTTCTCTTCAGTTGCTTTTGGGGCATGGTAGCTTTCGGTGCTCTGTGCAAGCATAGCCAGTATCGAGTCTTAATCTGGTATGCTTGGCTTGCTGACCGTATTGGCATGCTGGCCATCACCGCCCTTGTGGTGTTCTACAGCTGCTTTATTATAGCACCAGAGGCCACTAGAACTGTCAAATTCATTTTgggcgctgctgctgctataCATATAGGGTCTTCCATTTTG GAAGCAGTGAGTTTTTTGTTGCAAAGCAGGAGGCAGTGA